The DNA window TGCTCGACAGAAACTCAACAGGTTAGACCCATCGAGCGGCTCCAGGGAACCTCTAGCCAGAGTCCTCGAGTCCCTGCCCTTGTTTATCGTCTCCTTCGCGACCCTGTTCCGTTGCCAAAGAATCCCTGGGATTCGATGCACCGGCAAAGCCCCACTCCCAATTTGTGACAGCTGCGCTTGAACGGTCCTTTTGGAGGGGGCGTGAGCGCATGAAAGCAGGTATACGGCCCTCAGATCTGATAGACGGGTCTCCTCCACCCTTTGACAGGTTGCTTTCCCACACCAAAGACTTACTTAAGTTCCCAAGCCCCCGACTATTTCGCATTTAGCAGGAGATTCTAAACAACTCTTCATATCGAACACGACTTTTTAAAAACACCAACAGGCTTACATTAATACACCTCGGTGCCCTTTTCCTCACAACCTTTTAATACAAACGGCTTTTACCAGATCGACACTCTACCTGTCTTAATAAACTGGTCACCGTCGCTCTTGCTTCGATTACATTTACATCTACAAgcaaagcttaaataatccCGAGACACCTCAACTTCACAAATGCATACCACAACTGCATCTTTTATGCCTAACCAGTACACGCAACAAGAACCCCGCCGCAATATTTACTCGCCCCCTTCGCCCCCAATGGAGGAACAAAAGTGCTCTCTGCCTTCGATCTCCAACCTTTTGGGTTTGGCCGACGCTGGTTCTCCCACAAGCGAATCCTCGCCTACTTCCCGGCAGCATTCTCCTCGATTTGAAGGTTAGTTTCTTACAACTTTAGATGACCGCAAACATGGTTGACTGACCATTACATAGTTGCTCCTTCACACAGCCGAGGTGGATCAGAATGGGCCAGGTCATCGCATCGAGGCCTTCCCCCAACACCGCCTATGAGCACAGACACTTCATTCGAGAGTTACAGCTCTCCTACAAGGAAGCACTCCAGTCAGCCCTACCCAGGTGCCGCCCCAAGAGCATACTATTACGAGACCACTCCTCCGCTAGAAGCCGACGCACAACGTCAGGCAACGGCACCTGCTATTCCTCGAGCAACTCCTCCCGCTCCAGCTTCTTATACTCAGCAACCTCATCCTTCAACGTACACCAACCCCCCACCAGTGGGCGCCTACTTTACTCAGGCGCGaccacctccacctccttccGGCGCTCAAGTTCCAGAGCTTAACCCATACTACCAACGGCCTCTCCCCCAAGCATACCCTCCCCCAGTAACCATGCCAGCACCTGCTCCGTCAGGCTCAAACCCTTGGCAACATCACCATTACCTCAACCCAACTGGCGCTGCAGCTTTCCCACAAAGCCAGGATCGATACATCTGCCCGACTTGCAACAAGGCCTTTAGCCGACCCAGCAGTCTCAGGATCCACAGCCACTCTCACACTGGAGAGAAGCCTTTCAAGTGCCCACATGCCGGCTGCGGTAAGGCTTTTAGCGTACGCAGCAACATGAAGCGTCACGAGAGGGGTTGCCACAGCTTCGAGTTTAACGGATCGGTGATCAGAGGATGAGGGACTTATCTTCAAACGACGAGATGGTTATACGAAGAGGGACGAATTCGAAGGCAATGCCGAAACGAGCGCTGCAACAACTCGGACCTGAATGAATCTAATCTGCGAGGTGTCATGGGAACACTTTGCAGCCCTTTGTAAGGATTTACTGGATTGGCGTTGCGGATAAATGGGGAAAAGCGGAACTTGATGGCGATAGTTTGTATCGCCAGAAGTACGGTGTATCATgtgttttttcttctcttccattTGTTACTTTACCGGCGGACCCTGTCAATTATTTGTTGGAACGAGCTGTGGTCATTTTAGACGGCGCAGAGGTGGGAACTGGCTCGAGAACCTAGCGAAGCATCTTGCATGGcgtttattacttttattacttttctGGAGAAGATGCAATCGGCCTTGAAGATGTCGATGGCAGACGAGATAGTTGAAGCTGAGCTTGTCCAGAACAAGATAGCAGAGGCCTTTGAGCCTCGAATACCCAAATACCACAAGATTCAAAGACACTATATTTTCTCGCCCAATGTGAACGTCAAGCGATTCGGGTGCATGTAACCTCTCAAGGCAGTAACTAAATTAGTTTGGGGGAACGTCTTTTTCCCGATTTTTCTGATGTCTACGTATATTGACCAATAAGGGAACGAGGAAATGGCCGAGAACGGGAAAATGGATAACATCCATTATTCTGCGGCAATAACACCGGCTGATAGCTATTAATTAGGCTTGGGTAGATGAGATGCGGCGAGGGAATAGCCAAGACAAGGAGAATCAAGGTGGAATTAGGGAGGTCCCTGGAAGATCGAGTAGGACTCGTAGCCTGTCAAGTCAAGTTCCAAGCATTATTCTATCCAGAAGCTGTTGGTTTGAGAGTCAGACACCACGAGAGGAAAAAGAGTGGACCATGATTGGCCACGAGGGAGAATTAAACGACTAGTAATGCTGACCGCTGATGCCGAAGACTAcccaggtaggtaggtaggtagcacCTCTAGGAAACAAAAGCTCCATCCCTGGCTTTGAGTTTGAGGGTTTCATTAACAATAGACAATTTGGAAGTCCTCGATGGTACATCGGTAGATATGACAGGTCTCCATTCGCATTTACATTTAcatttgcatttgcatttgCAGTGGTGGGCAAGGGTCTTTGACGCACGCATGAACGGGTCATGTCTCATTCATTCAAAAAAGGGATCCATATTGTCGAGCGAAGTGACGTCGTTGACTCGCGGTCGGTTGTAATATTTGTTTATCATATCATTACAATGCAACCTTGGTTTACGGATACTACTGTACATACTGTACATAGTACAGTTGCAGAAGATCCCCTGGGTGGgtgagaggagaggagaggaggacAGCCTGCATCCCAGTACGACGGCACAGCACAAGGTCCGATTACGAATAAAAAAATATGCCCCGAGAGATTGGGTCCCCTTGGACAAAAGAGTGATGGCGGAACATGAACCTGACCAGAAGAGTAGCAGGTGGCCCAAAACGGGAATGAAGTGTGGTAGGGGTAAACCTGGGGTTGTGTTACTCATGCTCATGTCAAGACTGGGCAGACCGCTTTGGGCTGTTACTCCGCCTGTCTTTTGCTTAATATGTCTTGGGAGGATATTTCGACATCCgtgacagacagacagacatgGGTAGGACCTCTCTATTTTGatggacaaggacaaggacaagggcgTGATGATCTGCTGGTTGGATCTTTGACAGGGCCTTACACATcatattactattatttcTGTGCATGGCTGGTACGTACTGTAGATACATCACATTCTAATATTATTCTGAGCAAATTACGAGGGAGGACGATAGGAGTGATGGACGTAAGCGAGGTGATATGACGGTATAGAAGCCGTACAATTAATTAATTGCTTGAttaatgaatgaatgaatgacagATCTATCTTTATCACACTGTCTGTACCTAGCTAGAGCAAGAGGGTAAAACGTATGTTTACGTCGCCTGAGACACTCGGTCCCCTAGCATCGGAAGAAATAATAGTAAATCCTTAGTTAAACTCTTTGAACAGAGCTGGGACTTGGGGGCATTGAGTAAGGGGCCGCGAGGAGGATTCCTAACAAAGCAAAGCGCAGATCTGTTAGCGGAATATCAAAACGCTAATTGCTGTGATTGAGATGAAATGGACGTGGCCCTGCAGCGGCACAGACTGCAATCCATAGCTTGGAGGGCCGACCACAGAATCTTGATGACAGTCAATTAGCGGTTAGATAGACAAACTAATGTCAGCATAGAAGGCTGAAGCCGACGTGACCACTCAGATAACTTGGCTCTggtctgatctgatctgacgATAGCCTCAGCCTTGGACCTTTTTCCCCTTCTTTTTTCAACCTAGTAAAAGAAAAGTGTCCGTGTGTAGGCGCGAGCGCAATGCACGTGTCGCCCAACAGACTTGTACACTCAGTGCACATAAACAACAACGGGCAATCCGGAATTACATAAACAtgcaaaaaaaggaaatgcTGTAGAAActtgtttttcttctttcatgCTTCTACGCTTTGACTCTACTCATGGTTCCCTTGGTGAAAACAGTGATTGTTGACTTGACTTAGTAATAGTAAACTAACAAGGTAATAGTACAACAACGGATATTATTGTTTGAAGGGGGATCCCATCGACAGCCACGTTCTCTCCCATGCCATGTGGTTTAATTCCCCTGGCTACAACGGGAAGGAGCGGGGAACTCGACTCGAACTGCGACGGTTGAATTGCAACGGGCGCAAGGGGGGATGAGGCCTACAAATTGAAAGGATCACGACAAGACATGGTGTTTCTCCCAGGGTTATGCTTGTTTAGAGCATCGGAGTTGAAGAATCCATGGAAGGAAAGCAGATAATAAAAGGATAATATTTGATAGGGTACGAAATACATACGCGTCAATGTTATAGATAGCACGCATAAAGTATTGATAAATCATCTTGTTGATGTGATCCATTTATCAATCGGCTGGTGTCAATCCTCATGATTAAGACTTGGATCAGTAACACACTGAACCTCGGATCCCGACAGTGAGGATTAACGCCCGGACGTTTGACCATAGTTGCACTCCCCCCTTCAGACCGGCTCTGAGAGTGCTTCTAAAGATTCCAAGGGTGCCTTGTATGGGTGTGCTTTAGCGTCTACACGCTAAGCCGCAGTAGGTGAATAAATCAAGGTAGGGCGTGTAGAGTGCTCGTGCTCGTGCTTGTGCTTAGGTACTCAGGGTAGATCCTGATCATGATCCCTTGCTGGGAGATCCCCGCCCCGCGCCGCTGGGCCACACCCCTCCATGTCTTGTCACTGACTGCCGTAGTGTAGTGTAGCGTAGTGCAGAGTACCTAGCGTAACGTATGTACTGCATACGCGCACTCATTGTAAGCTAGTCCAGTCCAGAAACGGGCAGAGAAGCGACCACATTAGACCCAACATGTGTCTGTCAGGATGAAGCTTGTTGGTTAGGACCCAAGACAACGTCAACGTcaataacaacatcaacaacaacaacaacaccaacaaacTTGCAATATCCATGCTTTGTTTATGGTCTACGCTTGATTAAAGATGGGTTCTTTGCTACTACTGAGAGAGCGGATCATCCCAAGTTGGCCGAATTCTTCTGTAGTTTTCGAATTAGGTACCAATGGAATTTACCAAGCTTCGACGTAGCGTAATTACAAACAGTCGATCTCTCTCGCCTTAGAGTTCGGATGAGATATGGGAGGGCATCCCTACCCAAACTTGCATACTAATCTGTCATATTGCATCGTATCGTACTTGCCTGATTACCATCGTGCCTGCCTAGTGACCCAATCTCATCGGCCAACTTTTTTTATGTCTCAGAACAAGGAAGGGGGCAGGGACGAAAGGGCCTTCCTTCCCAATCTtttccatcccatcccatcccatcctaTCTGATGATGAGTTTACCGATGTTAGTCCGTTCAGATCTGCTCACCTCACATCGCGTGACTTCACCACATCCCATCCTATCCCATCTCATCCGAAAGCAGGTACTAGAGATTATTACTGGATATTACATTACATTACCTTCActatcgtcgtcatcataaTCGTACTCGCTGCGCCGCACGCATGGACCAACTTTTACACAACTGCCGGTCCTTTGTCAAACTTGTTTGATTCTCACCCTCAGGCTTTCTTTTTCCCTTCCCCTGAGATCGCCCACTGATACTCTGATTGCTGCGTCTCATCTCGCGGCCCCTTGGCATCCCGATGGCGGCGATGGAAGCGGAATCATGTAATATAGGAGGAGCATCGCTCCATTCATACTCCGTTGCCCACCCGCAATGGCACTGCAGCAGCGGATACCAACAAGGAACTCCCTTCGCCTCGCTTCATTGAGTCAGGAAACCGTTACATCGCCCCTTCACCGTCTTTATATGACACTATCACTTGGTTGATGGCCCAAGTCAACTAAGCCTTGTCTTGTGTCAGCTGTCATACTGCATTTGAGTCAAGTTCAATCGATTTGACTATCCCCTTTGGTCTAGTAGATAGACAAAAGGAGAACGCCACTACAGAGTGGATATGACTTGTCACGGCAGTTGAAAACGAATCAAGTCCAGCTCAAATATCGCTCATTCATGCTTCAGTTCCTGTGTTTACAAATCATCATCTCAACATGTTCACTGATGCGTTGCAGCAAATCAGCCACATTACAGTGTACCACCCGCGGGAACGATCATCTGCAAGGCTGTGGACACCCTATGGGAGATGTGACACAAGGTCTTATTTCATTCCCTGCTGTACATGGTCGATCTACTACCCATTCTCCTGGAAACGATATGGGATATCTTCGGGCGACCTTCTGTATGTGCACAAGGATCTCCCGCGGAACAAGCACAATAGTCACCGCAAGGCCAATCCACAGCCCCTTCGTTCTTGAACCCAATCCCAGCCCTTGCTTGATCCGTCCTGCTCCTCAAACACTCCGAGATCACAGCTGAGGCGTTGAGGGTGGCATATCGACGGGGCATGTATCCAACGGTAAATTCCGTTCAAGGTCATGCCGACGGCCAATTGGATATCCACTTGTTTACTCTGCACATTGCGTTGACTAGAGGGTCATTCATCCGTTCTGTGAATCAAGGATACTGATCGACAACGACCCTGTTCCACGAGGGTTTCTATCTCTTCCCTGTTACCATGCAAACGTTAAGCTCCGCCCGAGTCCACAATGCCCAGGCCATGCTACAGGCCTTACTTGAAGCAACTACTCGTCCGCGATCCCTATTTGCTTTTGCCGCCTAACCGACTATTATCCTAACGTTCCCCAGCTTCAATCTGACCAGGCTGCCAACTTTCTGCGGCAAACTGACTCAGGAGAGGCAAAGAAACTTTGACGATGCAGCACCATTCATGTAAGATGTGCTCACTAGACAGGGTCGTGGTCAGGCTTCTCGACgttccgtgatcacttttgcCTCAGGTCATGTCGCATCCCAAATATCGTAAAGGACAGAACAGAGTTTACTGAGCCAAGCTTTGAACAGTCATGGAGTGTTGCCAACACTGGAAATGAATTCTTCAATACCCCACGCCCTACTGGGTCATATTGACTAGATTGGATATAACAGAGAAATCATGCAACTCCTTCTCGGTCACATTGCCATGTCTGGTCCTGGCGAAAGCGGGATCGACTTCGGGAATCGATAGAGGTCAGCTGAAGAGCGGTGGAAACTGAACATCATTCAATCCCATCAGCTTCGGTTCCCCGTTGTCGGTGTTGTATTAAGAACTAGCCTTCATTGGCTTCGTTCGGACATCGCAGGCGTAGAAAGTCTCATTAATCCGTCATGCTATTGACGGATCTCCAATCATACCATCCGGCA is part of the Fusarium poae strain DAOMC 252244 chromosome 4, whole genome shotgun sequence genome and encodes:
- a CDS encoding hypothetical protein (BUSCO:47652at5125), with amino-acid sequence MHTTTASFMPNQYTQQEPRRNIYSPPSPPMEEQKCSLPSISNLLGLADAGSPTSESSPTSRQHSPRFEVAPSHSRGGSEWARSSHRGLPPTPPMSTDTSFESYSSPTRKHSSQPYPGAAPRAYYYETTPPLEADAQRQATAPAIPRATPPAPASYTQQPHPSTYTNPPPVGAYFTQARPPPPPSGAQVPELNPYYQRPLPQAYPPPVTMPAPAPSGSNPWQHHHYLNPTGAAAFPQSQDRYICPTCNKAFSRPSSLRIHSHSHTGEKPFKCPHAGCGKAFSVRSNMKRHERGCHSFEFNGSVIRG